From one Actinomyces sp. Marseille-P3109 genomic stretch:
- the narI gene encoding respiratory nitrate reductase subunit gamma, producing the protein MSPIQQNLLWVALPYASLVLLVAGMIWRWRNDQFGWTSRSSQWNESRILRLASPLFHLGFLMVLGGHVVGLLVPKDITEMLGVSQHMYHLGATYLGTAAAIMTILGLAGLIYRRVVIKSVRLATTRNDLVMYCFLIVPVLLGAAATVLNQLTDEHGYDYRETISPWLRSVLVLQPRPELMSDVPVSFKLHVIAGFLLLAIWPFTRLVHAVSAPVGYVTRPYVVYRSREGATSTARPSRGWTPVRTQGTGNQGVNDVTPSQGA; encoded by the coding sequence ATGAGCCCGATTCAGCAGAACCTCCTGTGGGTGGCCCTGCCCTACGCCAGCCTCGTGCTGCTGGTGGCAGGCATGATCTGGCGGTGGCGCAACGACCAGTTCGGATGGACCTCCCGGTCCTCCCAGTGGAACGAGTCGCGCATCCTGCGCCTGGCCTCGCCCCTGTTCCACCTGGGCTTCCTCATGGTCCTGGGTGGGCACGTCGTCGGGCTCCTGGTGCCCAAGGACATCACCGAGATGCTGGGCGTCTCCCAGCACATGTACCACCTTGGCGCCACCTACCTGGGCACAGCGGCGGCCATCATGACGATCCTGGGCCTGGCCGGGCTCATCTACCGGCGCGTCGTCATCAAGAGCGTCCGCCTGGCCACCACCCGCAACGACCTGGTCATGTACTGCTTCCTCATCGTGCCGGTCCTGCTGGGGGCGGCCGCCACGGTCCTCAACCAGCTCACCGACGAGCACGGCTACGACTACCGCGAGACCATCAGCCCCTGGCTGCGGTCAGTACTGGTTCTCCAGCCGCGCCCCGAGCTCATGAGCGACGTGCCGGTCTCCTTCAAGCTCCACGTCATCGCGGGCTTCCTGCTCCTGGCGATCTGGCCCTTCACCCGCCTGGTCCACGCGGTCTCCGCACCCGTGGGCTACGTGACCCGCCCCTACGTGGTCTATCGTTCACGTGAAGGGGCTACTTCCACCGCACGGCCCTCGCGCGGTTGGACCCCGGTGCGCACTCAGGGCACCGGAAACCAGGGAGTCAATGACGTCACCCCGTCACAAGGCGCCTGA
- the narH gene encoding nitrate reductase subunit beta, whose translation MKVMAQIAMVMNLDKCIGCHTCSVTCKQAWTNREGTEYMWFNNVETRPGVGYPKGWEDQDTWRGGWERTASGRLRPRSGGRLRRLVNIFANPEMPTVEDYYEPWTYEYDKLLSAPKDSPALPVARAKSQLTGEYMSTIQWGPNWDDDLGGSMETLQQDPVIEAMNTKVRTDIESAFMFYLPRICEHCLNPTCVSACPSGAMYKRTEDGIVLVDQDACRGWRMCVSACPYKKVYFNHTTGKAEKCTLCYPRLEIGEPTVCSETCVGRLRYLGVLLYDADRVSQAAAVKDPQDLYMAQREILLNPHDPEVVAGARAEGVPDNWIEAAQASPIWDLIDTYEVALPLHPEYRTMPMVWYIPPLSPIVDEVAAAGLDGEDHKVLLTAVSEMRIPLEYLAGLFTAGETNTVELVLRRLAAMRSHMRDVRLGREPDPAIAAAVGLDGKKLEAMYRLLAIAKYDDRYVIPTAKPEVPRGMESMGNDVKTLLGEGAPAGCHPDVASFHGQGGAGGVNNGPVSLPLPTVRREPVPAAGPGMSEVGVPQPVGQAQAADASSRATSTGPAVVAPRDL comes from the coding sequence ATGAAGGTCATGGCTCAGATCGCAATGGTGATGAACCTCGACAAGTGCATCGGCTGCCACACCTGTTCAGTGACCTGCAAGCAGGCCTGGACCAACCGCGAGGGCACCGAGTACATGTGGTTCAACAACGTCGAGACCCGTCCCGGTGTCGGCTACCCCAAGGGGTGGGAGGACCAGGACACCTGGCGCGGCGGCTGGGAGCGCACCGCCTCGGGGCGCCTGCGCCCCCGCTCCGGCGGACGCCTGCGCCGATTGGTCAACATCTTCGCCAACCCGGAGATGCCCACGGTCGAGGACTACTACGAGCCGTGGACCTACGAGTACGACAAGCTGCTCTCGGCCCCCAAGGACTCCCCGGCCCTGCCGGTGGCGCGCGCCAAGAGCCAGCTGACTGGCGAGTACATGTCCACGATCCAGTGGGGCCCCAACTGGGATGACGACCTGGGCGGCTCCATGGAGACCCTCCAGCAGGACCCGGTCATCGAGGCCATGAACACCAAGGTGCGCACCGACATCGAGTCGGCCTTCATGTTCTACTTGCCGCGCATCTGCGAGCACTGCCTCAACCCGACCTGCGTGTCCGCCTGCCCGTCGGGCGCCATGTACAAGCGCACCGAGGACGGCATCGTCCTGGTGGACCAGGACGCCTGCCGCGGTTGGCGCATGTGCGTGTCGGCCTGCCCCTACAAGAAGGTCTACTTCAACCACACCACCGGCAAGGCCGAGAAGTGCACCCTGTGCTACCCGCGTCTGGAGATCGGTGAGCCCACCGTGTGCTCGGAGACCTGCGTGGGCCGTCTGCGCTACCTGGGCGTCCTCCTCTACGACGCCGATCGCGTTTCGCAGGCCGCCGCCGTCAAGGACCCGCAGGACCTCTACATGGCTCAGCGCGAGATCCTGCTCAACCCCCACGACCCCGAGGTCGTGGCGGGCGCGCGTGCCGAGGGCGTCCCGGACAACTGGATCGAGGCAGCTCAGGCCTCCCCCATCTGGGACCTCATCGACACCTACGAGGTGGCCCTGCCCCTGCACCCCGAGTACCGCACCATGCCGATGGTCTGGTACATCCCGCCGCTGTCGCCCATCGTCGACGAGGTGGCCGCCGCCGGGCTGGACGGGGAGGACCACAAGGTGCTGCTGACGGCCGTCTCCGAGATGCGCATCCCGCTGGAGTACCTGGCGGGCCTGTTCACGGCCGGTGAGACCAACACGGTGGAGCTCGTGCTGCGGCGCCTGGCCGCGATGCGCTCCCACATGCGTGACGTGCGCCTGGGCCGCGAGCCCGACCCGGCCATCGCCGCCGCCGTGGGCCTGGACGGGAAGAAGCTGGAGGCCATGTACCGCCTGCTGGCCATCGCCAAGTACGACGACCGCTACGTCATCCCCACCGCCAAGCCCGAGGTCCCTCGCGGCATGGAGTCCATGGGCAACGACGTCAAGACCCTTCTGGGCGAGGGCGCCCCCGCCGGCTGCCACCCCGACGTCGCCTCCTTCCACGGTCAGGGCGGTGCCGGCGGCGTCAACAACGGCCCGGTGAGCCTGCCGCTGCCGACCGTGCGCCGCGAACCGGTGCCGGCTGCCGGTCCGGGAATGTCCGAGGTCGGAGTGCCCCAGCCGGTGGGACAGGCTCAGGCGGCCGACGCTTCCTCACGGGCTACGTCGACCGGTCCTGCGGTCGTCGCCCCCAGGGACCTCTGA
- a CDS encoding GNAT family N-acetyltransferase, with protein sequence MVEIVAYRPQQRQALLDLSLRAWAPVFPLMEQDVPAFVYRSFYPEGWRQRQAADLAEVLDSEPDGVDVAVLDGRPVGWVCTRLHPEDRMGEVYIVVVDPDYQRRGIGRALMNHSMERARAAGMAMAMVETGGDLGHTPARATYEGLGFQRWPVARYFKDLSDGD encoded by the coding sequence ATGGTTGAGATCGTTGCGTACCGGCCACAGCAGCGTCAGGCGCTGCTGGACCTGTCCCTGCGCGCCTGGGCCCCGGTCTTCCCGCTCATGGAGCAGGACGTGCCCGCCTTCGTCTACCGATCCTTCTACCCCGAGGGCTGGCGTCAGCGGCAGGCCGCGGATCTCGCCGAGGTCCTCGACAGTGAGCCCGACGGCGTCGACGTCGCCGTCCTCGACGGTCGCCCGGTGGGCTGGGTGTGCACCCGCCTGCACCCCGAGGACAGGATGGGGGAGGTCTACATCGTCGTCGTCGACCCCGACTACCAGCGCCGCGGCATCGGGCGGGCCCTCATGAACCACTCCATGGAGCGGGCCCGGGCCGCCGGGATGGCCATGGCGATGGTGGAGACCGGCGGGGACCTCGGGCACACTCCTGCCCGCGCCACCTACGAGGGGCTCGGCTTCCAGCGCTGGCCGGTGGCCCGCTACTTCAAGGACCTGTCCGATGGCGACTGA
- the modA gene encoding molybdate ABC transporter substrate-binding protein → MSITRRAAITAISMLSVLSLAACGGSASNSSTGAASGAASSSASAGAEKATGKVTVLAAASLQGAFEEIEKTVEKDNPGLDISFDFQGSQDLVASLANGNSADVLATANNSTMKEASDQKLVGTQTEFATNVLTLIVPKGNPKKITGLDSSLDGANLVTCAAEVPCGEATKKLTNALGVTLNPVSEEQKVTDVRGKVESGEADAGIVYTTDAAAAKDKVDKIDIPDGGVVNHYPIAQTANPENAAGAKVFIDAVTGKTGQEVLARYGFGAPGSATAGASAGASSSAGASTAPSQAATSGESASPQAPKPTAETTAP, encoded by the coding sequence ATGAGTATCACTCGCCGTGCGGCGATCACCGCGATCAGCATGCTTTCCGTCCTCTCACTGGCCGCCTGCGGCGGCTCCGCCAGCAACAGCTCCACCGGCGCCGCTTCGGGCGCCGCCTCATCAAGTGCCTCCGCCGGCGCCGAGAAGGCCACCGGCAAGGTCACCGTCCTGGCCGCCGCCTCCCTCCAGGGCGCCTTCGAGGAGATCGAGAAGACCGTCGAGAAGGACAACCCCGGCCTGGATATCTCCTTCGACTTCCAGGGCTCGCAGGACCTGGTGGCCTCACTCGCGAACGGCAACAGCGCCGACGTCCTGGCCACCGCCAACAACTCCACGATGAAGGAGGCCTCGGACCAGAAACTGGTCGGCACCCAGACCGAGTTCGCCACCAACGTCCTGACCCTCATCGTCCCCAAGGGCAACCCCAAGAAGATCACCGGGCTGGACTCCTCGCTGGATGGCGCCAACCTGGTCACCTGCGCCGCTGAGGTGCCCTGCGGTGAGGCCACCAAGAAGCTCACCAACGCCTTGGGCGTCACCCTGAACCCGGTCTCCGAGGAGCAGAAGGTGACCGACGTGCGCGGCAAGGTCGAGTCCGGTGAGGCCGATGCCGGCATCGTCTACACCACCGACGCAGCCGCGGCCAAGGACAAGGTGGACAAGATCGACATCCCCGACGGCGGCGTCGTCAACCACTACCCGATCGCACAGACCGCCAACCCCGAGAACGCCGCGGGCGCCAAGGTCTTCATCGACGCCGTTACCGGCAAGACCGGCCAGGAGGTTCTCGCCAGGTACGGCTTCGGGGCGCCCGGTAGCGCCACAGCCGGCGCGAGCGCCGGGGCCAGCTCCAGTGCAGGAGCCAGCACTGCCCCGTCCCAGGCCGCGACCTCCGGCGAGTCGGCCTCCCCGCAGGCGCCCAAGCCCACAGCCGAGACGACTGCTCCGTGA
- the narJ gene encoding nitrate reductase molybdenum cofactor assembly chaperone encodes MVSFVRAPRVLDAPPEVPLDSSQRATVHMAASLLLDYPAEGGLETRLNAVEAELAALPPEVAVLLEEFISQARRRGERAMAEHYVEVFDRRRRCCLYLTYYTVGDTRHRGAALLAFKQALAAAGYEMAADELPDYLPVVLELSARSGDEVAGALLSSHREGIEVLRSALADAGSPYAGLVEAVSMTLPRIDEATAERVRALVAAGPPTETVGVTDTLPFPTVPVRNPSLSGSPTLPDPVPVASPSPSRAARRA; translated from the coding sequence ATGGTCTCCTTCGTCCGAGCCCCCCGAGTCCTGGATGCGCCCCCCGAGGTGCCCCTGGACTCCTCTCAGCGAGCCACCGTGCACATGGCGGCCTCGCTGCTGCTGGACTACCCGGCCGAGGGTGGCCTGGAGACGCGTCTGAACGCCGTCGAGGCCGAACTGGCCGCGTTGCCGCCGGAGGTGGCCGTGCTCCTGGAGGAGTTCATCTCTCAGGCTCGGCGCCGCGGCGAGCGGGCCATGGCCGAGCACTACGTGGAGGTCTTCGACCGGCGTCGGCGCTGCTGCCTGTACCTGACGTACTACACGGTGGGAGACACCCGGCACCGGGGTGCCGCGCTGCTGGCCTTCAAGCAGGCGCTGGCGGCGGCCGGCTACGAGATGGCCGCCGACGAGCTGCCCGACTACCTGCCGGTGGTCCTCGAGCTGTCCGCGCGCAGCGGCGACGAGGTGGCCGGCGCGCTCCTGTCCTCCCACCGCGAGGGCATCGAGGTGCTGCGCAGTGCCCTGGCCGACGCCGGCTCCCCTTACGCGGGGCTGGTGGAGGCCGTCTCGATGACACTGCCGCGCATCGACGAGGCCACCGCCGAGCGCGTGCGCGCCCTCGTGGCCGCCGGTCCCCCCACGGAGACCGTCGGCGTCACCGACACCCTGCCCTTCCCCACCGTTCCCGTGCGCAACCCGAGCCTGTCCGGTTCGCCCACCCTGCCGGATCCTGTACCGGTCGCCAGCCCTTCCCCCTCACGAGCAGCCAGGAGAGCATGA
- the moeB gene encoding molybdopterin-synthase adenylyltransferase MoeB yields MSTVDRSDRNSVCGSVVAEERLRPLSRDELERYHRNALVPQVEVVGQQRIRASRVLLVGAGGLGAPAALYLAAAGVGTIGLIDDDDVDVTNLQRQVIHVTAAVGRPKVDSAAEAIRALNPDVEVVTHRTRLSAENALELLGGWDVVIDGTDNFPTRYLVNDATVMLGLPLVHGAVLGFNGQVGVFDARRGPCYRCLHPTPPPAGSVPSCAEAGVLGVLPGIIGTMQAAEALKLIIGGGEPLLGRLALLDAWGMHLREVPVAKNPACPVCGERPSITTLTAEADSCALPQDPDADAQPHARATRDGSHRQAERSESGSGACPWTQGAGEAQTSGSAEGIISVAELQGLLDSAEPPALLDVREDVEVALEPLEGAQHIPLREVVKRMGELDASRVTVVVCAAGVRSVRAIEALRAAGYPGQLLNLDGGMKAWEASRRGPWRGASRLRRGDGVSGK; encoded by the coding sequence ATGAGCACCGTCGACCGAAGCGATCGCAATAGCGTCTGCGGATCGGTGGTCGCCGAGGAGCGTCTGCGGCCGCTGAGCCGCGATGAGCTGGAGCGGTACCACCGCAACGCGCTCGTACCGCAGGTGGAGGTCGTGGGGCAGCAGCGCATTCGCGCGTCACGGGTCCTGCTCGTTGGCGCCGGTGGGCTCGGGGCGCCGGCGGCCCTGTACCTGGCGGCCGCCGGCGTGGGCACGATCGGCCTCATCGATGACGACGACGTCGACGTCACCAATCTCCAGCGCCAGGTCATCCATGTCACGGCCGCTGTGGGGCGTCCCAAGGTGGACTCGGCGGCCGAGGCGATCAGGGCTCTCAACCCCGACGTCGAGGTCGTCACGCACCGAACTCGGTTGAGCGCTGAGAACGCCCTGGAGCTGCTGGGCGGCTGGGATGTGGTCATCGACGGGACGGACAACTTCCCCACGCGGTATCTCGTCAATGACGCCACCGTCATGCTGGGGCTGCCGCTGGTGCATGGGGCGGTGCTGGGGTTCAACGGGCAGGTGGGGGTCTTCGACGCGCGCCGGGGTCCGTGCTACCGGTGCCTGCACCCGACGCCGCCACCCGCGGGCTCGGTGCCCTCCTGCGCGGAGGCGGGGGTGCTGGGGGTTCTGCCGGGGATCATTGGGACGATGCAGGCCGCCGAGGCGCTCAAGCTCATCATTGGCGGAGGCGAGCCGCTGCTGGGAAGGCTGGCGCTGCTGGATGCCTGGGGGATGCACCTGCGGGAGGTTCCGGTGGCGAAGAACCCGGCCTGCCCGGTGTGCGGGGAGAGACCGAGCATCACAACGCTGACGGCGGAGGCTGATTCCTGCGCGCTCCCCCAGGATCCTGATGCCGATGCGCAGCCGCATGCACGAGCCACCAGGGACGGCTCCCACCGGCAAGCCGAGCGTTCCGAGTCGGGCTCCGGTGCATGCCCCTGGACTCAGGGGGCTGGAGAGGCCCAGACATCAGGATCGGCGGAGGGCATCATCTCTGTTGCCGAGCTGCAGGGGCTCCTGGACTCCGCCGAGCCACCGGCGCTGCTGGACGTGCGCGAGGACGTCGAGGTGGCGCTCGAGCCACTGGAGGGCGCCCAGCACATTCCACTGCGCGAGGTGGTAAAGCGTATGGGTGAGCTGGACGCGAGCCGCGTCACCGTCGTTGTGTGTGCTGCTGGGGTGCGTTCGGTTCGGGCGATCGAGGCGCTGAGGGCGGCTGGATACCCGGGGCAACTCCTCAACCTCGACGGCGGGATGAAGGCTTGGGAAGCCAGCCGACGGGGGCCGTGGCGCGGGGCATCGCGACTGAGACGCGGGGATGGTGTTTCGGGTAAGTGA
- a CDS encoding zinc-dependent alcohol dehydrogenase family protein gives MTASAPALPTTMRGVIMHAAGDIRVEDREVPHVIEPTDAVIKLEAACVCGSDLWPYRGIQPLEKARPMGHEYVGTVVEVGDDVKNVKVGDFVVGSFCLSDNTCEICEDGYQSRCANGGFISDTQAEYTRVALADGTLVVVPGGRPEDPDIIASLLAASDVLGTGWFGAVAAQAGPGKTIAVVGDGAVGLSAVLAAKALGAEKVIIFSRHEDRAALAREFGADVVIAERGDEGAAKVKELTGGYGAHGVVEAVGNQTSMMQAIASCRPGGHLGYVGVAHGVSLPGDHLFFAEINMLGGPAPVRRFLPDLIDRILKREINPGKVFTLRLPLEEAPEAYRAMDERRAIKVLLKP, from the coding sequence GTGACTGCTTCTGCTCCTGCCCTGCCCACCACCATGCGCGGCGTCATCATGCACGCCGCCGGTGACATCCGCGTCGAGGACCGCGAGGTCCCCCACGTCATCGAACCCACCGACGCCGTCATCAAGCTCGAGGCCGCCTGCGTGTGCGGCTCGGACCTGTGGCCCTACCGGGGCATCCAGCCCCTGGAGAAGGCCCGTCCCATGGGGCACGAGTACGTGGGCACCGTCGTCGAGGTCGGCGACGACGTCAAGAACGTCAAGGTCGGCGACTTCGTCGTCGGCTCCTTCTGCCTGAGCGACAACACCTGCGAGATCTGCGAGGACGGATACCAGTCGCGCTGCGCCAACGGCGGCTTCATCAGCGACACCCAGGCCGAGTACACGCGCGTGGCCCTGGCCGACGGAACCCTCGTCGTCGTTCCCGGCGGCAGGCCCGAGGACCCCGACATCATCGCCTCCCTCCTGGCCGCCTCCGATGTCCTGGGCACCGGATGGTTCGGGGCCGTGGCGGCCCAGGCCGGCCCCGGCAAGACCATCGCGGTGGTCGGCGACGGCGCCGTGGGCCTGTCCGCGGTGCTGGCCGCCAAGGCCCTGGGGGCTGAGAAGGTCATCATCTTCTCCCGCCACGAGGACCGGGCCGCCCTGGCCCGCGAGTTCGGCGCCGACGTGGTCATCGCCGAGCGCGGCGACGAGGGCGCGGCGAAGGTCAAGGAGCTCACCGGCGGCTACGGCGCGCACGGCGTCGTTGAGGCCGTGGGCAACCAGACCTCGATGATGCAGGCCATCGCCTCCTGCCGCCCCGGCGGGCACCTCGGCTACGTGGGCGTGGCTCACGGCGTCTCCCTTCCCGGAGACCATCTCTTCTTCGCCGAGATCAACATGCTGGGCGGCCCCGCGCCGGTGCGCCGCTTCCTGCCCGACCTCATCGACCGCATCCTCAAGCGCGAGATCAACCCCGGCAAGGTCTTCACCCTGCGCCTGCCCCTGGAGGAGGCCCCCGAGGCCTACAGGGCCATGGACGAGCGCCGCGCCATCAAGGTGCTCCTGAAGCCCTGA
- a CDS encoding NAD(P)H-dependent oxidoreductase, with product MKTLVLVFHPDMSASRVNRPLAARAESLGDDVTVRYMYDIYPDQKVDVAAEQAILEASDRIVLQFPMYWYSTPALLKQWEDDVLLYGWAYGSTGKALAGKELLVAVSTGGAGDAYSREASYGYTITELLRPLQATAAMCRMTYLEPFTTTGTLTITDEALAQRVEDYAATLSSKDLPVLEPHG from the coding sequence ATGAAGACCCTTGTTCTCGTCTTCCACCCCGACATGTCCGCCTCACGCGTCAACCGCCCCCTGGCGGCCAGGGCCGAGTCCCTCGGTGACGACGTCACCGTGCGCTACATGTACGACATCTATCCGGACCAGAAGGTCGACGTCGCCGCCGAGCAGGCGATTCTGGAGGCCTCCGACCGCATCGTCCTCCAGTTCCCCATGTACTGGTACTCCACCCCCGCCCTGCTCAAGCAGTGGGAGGACGACGTGCTCCTCTACGGCTGGGCCTACGGATCGACCGGCAAGGCGCTGGCCGGCAAGGAGCTGCTGGTAGCCGTCAGTACGGGCGGAGCCGGCGACGCCTACAGCCGCGAGGCCTCCTACGGTTACACGATCACCGAGCTGCTGCGCCCGCTCCAGGCGACCGCGGCCATGTGTCGGATGACCTACCTCGAGCCCTTCACCACCACCGGGACCCTCACCATCACCGATGAGGCCCTGGCCCAGCGGGTCGAGGACTACGCCGCCACGCTGTCGAGCAAGGACCTGCCCGTCCTGGAGCCTCACGGCTGA
- a CDS encoding ATP-binding cassette domain-containing protein, with the protein MSSTAQSAQQPTRRPARALAWRGRASRSPLPVLVTVLAILGGCAIVLPLVGMGTRVSWRQLPQLLATPSAQAALWLSIRTCLISTAICVTLGVPLALLLSRSWPGVRLARVLAVLPMTMPPVVAGIALLSTLGNKGILGAQLREWGLPIAFSTTAVVIAQVFVSMPYLVVTLEAALRSRDERAETTARSLGAGPWRVLGQITLPLAAPALARGTALALGRSLGEFGATIAFAGSKEGVTRTMPLAIYLEREKDTATSLALAAVLIGLSFLIVGATTVDWSRLAASVRPAPEGGADEVPSLSTPAAESSPSPEPDGAIAAPTGTRPAAPAGDSKRGQDLQVAFDLRARDVVVDLEVEAGRTVALIGPNGSGKSTVCSVVAGLLDAEDGRVVLGGRVLDGAGEFVRAGRRQVALLSQDPGVFTHMSVLGNVVFALRCQGVSRGEAVTRARAELAAVGAEHLASCSGGALSGGQAARVALARALATGPRLLVLDEPMSALDVTARQEMRRLVSRRCTEEGLTLLLVTHDVLDLTALAEDVVVLDRGRVVEQGPTARVLSAPRSDFVARLTGTSVLTGVVDGESEAPGLRLPSGRVVHGRPQENAAEGGVGEQGDRDDRNEGLRPGAPGVALVPPDAVALYRRAPHGSPRNVLTGRVTGLERSGALVSVRLELEEGQHLSAAVTAGAVAELGITEGQKILCAIKAVQVRIVARRG; encoded by the coding sequence ATGTCCTCCACTGCACAGTCCGCACAGCAGCCGACACGACGGCCCGCCCGCGCCCTAGCCTGGCGCGGGCGGGCCTCTCGTTCTCCCTTGCCAGTGCTCGTCACCGTGCTGGCGATCCTGGGCGGCTGCGCAATCGTCCTGCCCCTGGTGGGCATGGGGACACGCGTCTCCTGGCGGCAGCTGCCCCAGCTGCTGGCGACGCCGTCGGCCCAGGCCGCCCTGTGGCTGTCGATCCGCACCTGCCTGATCTCCACGGCGATCTGCGTGACGCTGGGCGTGCCGCTGGCGCTCCTGCTGTCCCGCAGCTGGCCGGGCGTGCGGCTGGCGCGCGTCCTCGCGGTCCTGCCGATGACGATGCCACCGGTGGTGGCCGGTATCGCGCTGCTGTCGACCCTGGGCAACAAGGGGATCCTGGGGGCTCAGCTGCGTGAGTGGGGCTTGCCCATCGCGTTCTCGACGACCGCGGTGGTCATCGCTCAGGTCTTCGTCTCCATGCCCTACCTGGTGGTGACCCTGGAGGCGGCGTTGCGCAGCCGCGACGAGCGGGCCGAGACGACCGCCCGGAGTCTGGGAGCGGGGCCGTGGCGGGTCCTGGGGCAGATCACGCTGCCGCTGGCGGCGCCGGCCCTGGCGCGCGGTACCGCCCTGGCCCTGGGCCGGAGCCTGGGCGAGTTCGGGGCGACCATCGCCTTCGCCGGCTCCAAGGAGGGGGTCACCCGCACGATGCCGTTGGCCATCTACCTGGAGCGGGAGAAGGACACGGCGACGTCGTTGGCCCTGGCGGCCGTGCTCATCGGGCTGTCCTTCCTCATTGTCGGGGCCACGACTGTGGACTGGTCCCGTCTGGCCGCCTCGGTTCGCCCCGCCCCCGAGGGCGGGGCCGATGAGGTTCCTTCCCTGTCCACGCCCGCCGCTGAATCCTCCCCCTCACCTGAGCCCGACGGCGCCATCGCGGCCCCCACCGGCACCCGCCCCGCCGCGCCGGCCGGGGACTCCAAGCGCGGCCAGGACCTGCAGGTCGCCTTCGACCTGAGGGCGCGCGACGTCGTCGTCGACCTGGAGGTGGAGGCCGGGCGCACGGTGGCGCTCATTGGCCCCAACGGCTCGGGCAAGTCGACAGTCTGCTCCGTGGTTGCCGGGCTGCTGGACGCCGAGGACGGCCGGGTGGTGCTCGGTGGGCGGGTCCTGGACGGTGCCGGGGAGTTCGTGCGCGCCGGGCGCCGTCAGGTGGCGCTGCTCAGCCAGGACCCGGGGGTCTTCACTCATATGTCGGTGCTGGGCAATGTGGTCTTCGCCCTGCGCTGTCAGGGTGTGAGCCGGGGCGAGGCGGTGACGCGGGCACGCGCCGAGCTGGCGGCCGTCGGGGCCGAGCACCTGGCCTCCTGCTCGGGGGGCGCGCTCTCGGGCGGGCAGGCGGCCCGCGTGGCTCTGGCTCGGGCACTGGCCACGGGGCCTCGTCTGCTGGTCCTCGATGAGCCGATGTCGGCCCTGGACGTGACGGCACGCCAGGAGATGCGCCGTCTGGTGTCGCGCCGGTGCACCGAGGAGGGGCTGACGCTGCTGCTGGTGACCCATGACGTCCTGGACCTGACAGCACTGGCCGAGGACGTCGTCGTCCTGGACCGCGGCCGAGTGGTGGAGCAGGGGCCGACAGCGCGGGTCCTGTCCGCCCCGCGGTCGGACTTCGTCGCCCGTCTGACGGGGACGTCCGTGCTCACGGGCGTCGTCGACGGGGAGTCCGAGGCTCCGGGGCTGCGGCTGCCGTCGGGGCGGGTCGTTCACGGCCGTCCCCAGGAGAATGCTGCCGAAGGAGGCGTCGGTGAACAGGGTGATCGGGACGACCGCAACGAGGGTCTGCGCCCCGGAGCCCCCGGTGTCGCGCTGGTGCCGCCCGACGCCGTCGCCCTCTACCGCCGGGCCCCGCACGGCAGCCCCCGCAACGTCCTGACCGGTCGGGTGACAGGGCTGGAGCGCTCGGGTGCACTGGTGAGCGTACGCCTGGAGCTGGAGGAGGGGCAGCACCTGTCGGCGGCGGTCACTGCGGGGGCAGTGGCCGAGCTCGGCATCACCGAGGGCCAGAAGATCCTCTGTGCCATCAAGGCGGTGCAGGTGCGTATCGTGGCCCGCCGGGGTTGA